Proteins found in one Paucidesulfovibrio gracilis DSM 16080 genomic segment:
- a CDS encoding cereblon family protein — protein MMMPTERPGLADLKPRPGLPLVRGKRAECPETGTDAELEGFSGRVLCCALCDQAVTRPEARCRVDGKHMHVFCNPHGVVFEVGCFSLATGLTPEGERYSEFSWFPGHEWQIMLCARCGEHLGWRFTARSGGGFYGLLPGKLREQDGE, from the coding sequence GTGATGATGCCGACGGAGAGGCCGGGATTGGCGGATCTCAAGCCGAGGCCGGGCCTGCCTTTGGTCAGGGGAAAGCGGGCCGAATGCCCCGAAACCGGGACCGATGCGGAGCTGGAAGGGTTTTCGGGGCGAGTTCTGTGCTGCGCCCTGTGTGATCAGGCCGTGACGCGCCCTGAAGCCCGTTGCCGTGTGGATGGCAAGCATATGCATGTGTTCTGCAATCCGCATGGCGTGGTCTTTGAAGTGGGCTGTTTTTCCCTGGCCACGGGCCTGACGCCCGAAGGGGAACGGTATTCCGAATTCAGCTGGTTTCCCGGGCATGAATGGCAGATCATGCTCTGCGCCCGATGCGGCGAGCATCTGGGCTGGCGGTTCACGGCCCGTTCCGGTGGCGGGTTTTACGGTCTATTGCCCGGAAAGCTCCGGGAACAGGACGGTGAGTGA
- a CDS encoding FecR family protein, protein MWCRWLVLLLFLLMPCLASAAQEPVGEVQSLKGTAVAVRGETAHPLDRGEALYRSDLLTTGADSFLQVMFLDGTVITMDAHTQLAVNQVVYEPGEADQGRFDADVVAGTCRFLTGRITRFEPNNFKLGTPLGTIGIRGTEGGVHAPAGNPAYGPQLDRNIGSAGTGWDQPSPDVQRQTISHINGSVNRPMQFTDLFGKQQEVQRGRSLDADAQQGAGQPRSMNQRDRDTYSGSDFHTSATTPKAFRATFDGYGSGPGASNKPGGGSGGDGPGGSGSGHGGGHGGGQGGGTGP, encoded by the coding sequence ATGTGGTGCCGATGGTTGGTTCTCCTCTTGTTTCTGTTGATGCCCTGCCTGGCTTCAGCGGCGCAGGAACCGGTGGGGGAAGTGCAGAGTTTGAAGGGGACCGCTGTGGCTGTTCGTGGCGAAACCGCTCATCCACTGGACCGTGGAGAGGCGCTGTATCGTTCCGACCTGCTGACCACGGGCGCGGACAGTTTTCTCCAGGTGATGTTCCTTGACGGCACGGTAATCACCATGGACGCTCATACCCAACTGGCCGTGAACCAGGTTGTGTACGAACCCGGCGAGGCGGATCAGGGACGGTTTGATGCGGATGTGGTGGCCGGAACATGCCGGTTTTTGACCGGCAGGATAACGCGGTTTGAGCCGAACAACTTCAAGCTGGGTACGCCGCTCGGCACCATCGGCATTCGCGGAACCGAGGGGGGCGTGCACGCGCCCGCGGGTAATCCGGCCTACGGTCCACAATTGGATAGAAACATAGGCAGCGCAGGAACCGGGTGGGATCAACCCTCCCCGGACGTGCAAAGACAAACGATTTCGCATATCAACGGCTCCGTGAACCGGCCCATGCAGTTTACGGATTTGTTCGGCAAACAGCAGGAGGTGCAAAGAGGGCGGTCCCTGGATGCGGACGCACAACAGGGAGCCGGGCAGCCGCGGAGCATGAATCAGCGAGACCGGGATACGTATTCCGGGTCGGATTTTCATACCTCGGCCACGACCCCCAAGGCGTTTCGCGCCACGTTTGACGGGTACGGGTCCGGTCCCGGAGCGTCCAACAAACCCGGGGGCGGATCCGGCGGCGACGGCCCGGGTGGTTCTGGCTCCGGTCACGGCGGCGGACATGGCGGCGGGCAAGGCGGAGGAACAGGCCCATAG
- a CDS encoding YigZ family protein: protein MNGRYRIPSQPHQVELTIRRSRFLATAAHAPDQEQAKAFIASVRERHADATHNCWAFAAGPPGDSAHIGQSDDGEPHGTAGRPMLNVLLHGDVGEVVVVVTRYFGGIKLGTGGLVRAYSDLTRMVLEDLPCREKVDTVTLRVILAYEHADAVQRLLPEFEAQITAEQYGADAEYQLTLPREHLPALERAVLDITSGLALLESMAEKESASGFSP, encoded by the coding sequence ATGAACGGTCGATATCGCATTCCTTCCCAACCCCATCAGGTGGAGCTGACCATCCGGCGAAGCCGGTTTTTGGCCACGGCCGCGCATGCCCCGGACCAGGAACAGGCCAAAGCGTTTATCGCATCCGTGCGGGAACGCCATGCCGACGCCACACACAATTGCTGGGCCTTTGCCGCGGGACCGCCCGGCGACAGCGCGCATATCGGGCAGAGCGACGATGGAGAGCCGCACGGCACGGCAGGACGACCCATGCTCAACGTGCTGCTGCATGGCGATGTTGGCGAAGTGGTCGTGGTGGTGACCCGGTACTTCGGGGGAATCAAACTCGGCACCGGGGGACTGGTTCGGGCCTATTCGGATCTGACCCGGATGGTCCTTGAGGATCTGCCCTGCCGGGAAAAGGTGGACACCGTGACCCTGCGCGTGATCCTCGCCTATGAGCACGCGGATGCGGTGCAGCGGCTTTTGCCCGAGTTTGAAGCGCAAATCACGGCGGAGCAGTACGGCGCGGACGCGGAGTATCAACTCACCCTCCCCCGTGAGCATTTGCCCGCCCTGGAGCGAGCTGTGCTGGACATCACTTCCGGACTGGCCCTTTTGGAATCCATGGCCGAAAAGGAGTCCGCATCCGGTTTTTCCCCATGA
- a CDS encoding MSCRAMM family protein: protein MNHWSKSKRCWLLTALFILGIACAATPCQAQQVVLRKGDTVFSRDVTLADAAKYTQLGVDAVDQSYKLWTSFEKSLPDSADHFKNALTVMVLVDTLTSGPSDPLRYHKALKTIVDFGLGYLASEYEKAGYMPLATVNTLFTLYNESLKFFRDRVFIPGLADTFYDVYKSHRLGAGTFEHEAAWNLTHIPEPVVADVALRVVMKRHGVDPGVYEDVKFDAEHFAKASRTATGKAAGRVIHIQAEPGKEYYGRAFTLQKDISSRIEIKAGFVQGYEKHMVDIMAEISSRDMRQRKYKDSTGYTPLTASDERAVEQEIRALFERMKRMDMGKKLREEALEHIGHTFRMRYQQELADRVLRERAAVARAVLEREAVQFAAFSRVRLVTVKGITPQGDSVPLEGAALYVDGKLCSMETNGNKPCGTNRYGLAGLHLPDGGHDVQARATGYAPETIRIFSQPPAKGDTSPEEYEVVLKPLPPKDYAVLVRSGDPDGSAGPPVAGARLTLRLPGTSLTALTGDDGRAVFRQVPAGSIVRIEAQAEGHEPGDFRDVALDPEPRDDAPLTLGLEPWRTDVAVTVLGLDGAPLAGAEVRMADVRRVSGQDGVALFEGMPPSPPEGWTVSAVYSELPPATGNVQLRPSGPDPEPLEHILRFVVSGGILAVVRDAQSRVPAGSVVVVQGPDGETRRHAADANGYVRLQDLALGAYYLHAEARDFPAGEDREVIVTIEEPMHKVRLSPRSGVDVRVMVLGPDGSPVAGARVKLDGENEQAAPTGAARFEGVRPGKHVFTAESDAGSGRLEREVRLSDGTTQTLRLQLAAPFTSLQVRVRNEEGGTISGARVVVTRNAKPFGMQQGGSVVFDNVTEGFYTVEADADQYVAASKNVTVSAQGGATRQIILTLRKEPPPEPQDDTDGSGQTLATVGGEIVYAEKVQIEPNVYQYHSPGIRDPEEGIVGFGFTQANKLRVVTRFCSSVGGRPAKSQNAPFVGWTNGETIDLGGKVMCRPGDSDGGTCNVYMSITCEVEDPPCEPGDPGCEPEDADSQDDSPGPLEWTYSSSGRDGPYRTYRYVKLNGQVTSALDGKVPARFCADLGKAPAPSQPQGNVQNWQGSLVDSQGQVVCQTKNAGGTKSNCRGYTAISCQDAPEPGAGAPCDPNDPLCGLDQPL from the coding sequence GTGAATCATTGGTCGAAAAGCAAAAGATGTTGGCTGCTGACGGCCTTGTTTATTTTGGGCATTGCCTGTGCCGCCACGCCGTGCCAGGCGCAGCAGGTTGTTCTGCGCAAGGGGGATACGGTCTTTAGCCGGGACGTGACCCTGGCGGACGCGGCCAAATACACCCAGCTTGGGGTGGACGCCGTGGATCAGAGCTACAAACTCTGGACTTCGTTTGAAAAGAGTCTGCCGGACAGTGCGGATCATTTTAAAAACGCGCTGACGGTGATGGTGCTTGTGGATACGCTCACAAGCGGGCCGTCCGACCCGTTACGCTACCATAAGGCGCTCAAGACCATCGTGGATTTCGGCTTGGGCTATCTGGCCTCGGAGTATGAAAAGGCCGGATACATGCCCCTGGCCACGGTGAACACCCTGTTCACCCTTTACAATGAATCCCTGAAGTTTTTCCGGGACCGGGTTTTTATCCCCGGTCTGGCGGATACGTTTTATGACGTCTACAAGAGTCACCGCCTGGGCGCGGGAACTTTCGAGCACGAGGCAGCCTGGAATCTGACGCATATTCCCGAACCCGTGGTAGCGGATGTGGCCTTGCGCGTGGTCATGAAGCGCCATGGCGTGGACCCGGGCGTGTACGAGGACGTGAAGTTCGACGCAGAGCACTTTGCCAAGGCTTCCCGTACTGCCACGGGCAAGGCTGCCGGGCGCGTCATTCACATCCAGGCCGAACCCGGCAAGGAGTATTATGGCCGCGCCTTTACCCTGCAAAAAGATATTTCCAGCCGGATCGAAATCAAGGCCGGATTCGTCCAGGGGTATGAGAAGCACATGGTGGACATCATGGCGGAGATCAGCTCCAGGGATATGCGCCAGCGAAAGTACAAGGATAGCACCGGATACACGCCGCTGACCGCATCGGACGAGCGGGCCGTGGAGCAGGAAATTCGCGCTTTGTTCGAGCGGATGAAGCGCATGGACATGGGCAAAAAGTTGCGGGAAGAGGCCTTGGAACACATCGGCCACACCTTCCGCATGCGCTACCAGCAGGAGCTGGCGGACCGGGTGCTCCGGGAGCGGGCTGCTGTGGCTCGTGCCGTGCTGGAGCGTGAGGCCGTGCAGTTCGCGGCTTTTTCCCGGGTGCGGCTCGTCACGGTCAAGGGAATCACGCCACAGGGCGACAGTGTTCCTCTGGAGGGGGCGGCGCTGTACGTGGACGGCAAACTCTGCTCCATGGAGACCAATGGCAACAAGCCCTGCGGCACGAACCGCTATGGTCTGGCTGGGCTGCACCTGCCGGACGGCGGGCATGATGTGCAGGCCCGGGCCACGGGATACGCCCCGGAGACCATCCGTATTTTTTCCCAGCCGCCGGCAAAGGGCGACACCTCGCCGGAGGAATATGAAGTGGTGCTCAAGCCGCTTCCGCCCAAGGATTATGCCGTACTGGTCCGATCGGGCGACCCGGACGGTAGCGCCGGTCCGCCAGTGGCCGGAGCAAGGTTGACCCTGCGTTTGCCCGGAACCTCCCTCACCGCCCTGACAGGGGACGACGGCAGAGCCGTATTCCGGCAGGTGCCTGCCGGGTCTATTGTGCGTATTGAGGCCCAGGCCGAGGGACATGAACCCGGGGACTTCCGGGACGTGGCCCTGGACCCGGAGCCGCGGGACGACGCTCCGCTGACCCTTGGGCTGGAACCGTGGCGCACCGATGTGGCGGTGACCGTGCTCGGGCTGGACGGCGCTCCGCTGGCCGGAGCCGAGGTGCGCATGGCTGATGTGCGGCGCGTGAGCGGGCAAGACGGGGTGGCGTTGTTTGAGGGGATGCCGCCGTCTCCGCCGGAGGGCTGGACCGTGAGCGCGGTGTATTCCGAACTGCCGCCCGCCACGGGCAATGTCCAGCTCAGGCCGAGCGGACCGGACCCGGAGCCGTTGGAGCATATTCTGCGGTTTGTGGTTTCCGGAGGGATTTTGGCCGTGGTGCGCGATGCGCAAAGCCGTGTTCCTGCCGGGTCCGTGGTGGTGGTGCAGGGACCGGACGGGGAGACCCGGCGCCATGCGGCGGATGCCAATGGGTACGTGCGGCTCCAGGATCTTGCCCTGGGTGCGTACTATCTCCACGCGGAAGCACGCGATTTTCCGGCCGGGGAAGATCGTGAAGTTATCGTCACCATAGAGGAACCAATGCACAAGGTGCGGCTGTCGCCGCGGAGTGGTGTGGATGTGCGGGTCATGGTGCTGGGACCGGACGGGTCACCCGTGGCCGGTGCCCGCGTCAAGCTGGATGGAGAAAACGAACAGGCCGCTCCCACCGGCGCGGCGCGGTTTGAAGGCGTCCGGCCCGGGAAGCATGTGTTCACTGCGGAGTCCGATGCAGGCTCTGGTCGGCTGGAGCGCGAGGTGCGGCTGTCCGATGGAACCACGCAGACGCTTCGGTTGCAACTGGCCGCGCCGTTCACGTCGCTCCAGGTGCGTGTGCGCAATGAAGAGGGCGGCACCATTTCCGGTGCCAGGGTCGTGGTCACGCGCAATGCCAAGCCCTTTGGCATGCAGCAGGGCGGCAGCGTAGTGTTCGATAACGTAACGGAAGGTTTCTATACGGTGGAAGCGGATGCGGATCAGTATGTTGCAGCATCTAAGAATGTCACTGTTTCAGCCCAAGGCGGCGCCACACGGCAAATCATCCTGACGTTGCGCAAGGAGCCGCCGCCCGAGCCGCAGGACGACACCGATGGATCGGGCCAGACCCTGGCCACGGTGGGCGGTGAAATCGTGTACGCGGAAAAAGTGCAGATTGAACCCAATGTCTACCAATACCATTCCCCGGGAATCCGGGATCCGGAAGAGGGCATTGTGGGGTTCGGCTTCACCCAGGCCAACAAGCTGCGCGTGGTGACCCGGTTTTGCTCCAGCGTGGGCGGCAGGCCCGCCAAGAGCCAGAACGCGCCCTTTGTGGGCTGGACCAACGGAGAAACCATCGACCTGGGCGGCAAGGTCATGTGTCGCCCGGGAGACTCGGACGGGGGAACCTGCAACGTGTATATGTCCATCACCTGTGAGGTGGAGGATCCGCCTTGCGAACCCGGGGATCCCGGATGCGAACCGGAAGACGCGGACTCGCAGGATGACTCGCCCGGGCCGCTGGAATGGACCTATTCTTCCTCGGGCCGGGACGGGCCGTACCGTACCTATCGCTATGTCAAGCTGAACGGACAGGTTACTTCCGCACTGGACGGCAAGGTTCCGGCGCGGTTCTGTGCGGATCTCGGCAAGGCTCCGGCACCTTCCCAGCCGCAGGGGAATGTGCAGAACTGGCAGGGATCCCTGGTGGATTCCCAGGGGCAGGTGGTTTGTCAAACCAAGAATGCGGGCGGAACCAAGAGCAACTGCCGGGGGTACACGGCCATCAGTTGCCAGGATGCACCGGAACCGGGGGCGGGAGCGCCCTGCGATCCCAATGACCCGCTTTGCGGCTTGGACCAGCCGTTGTAG
- a CDS encoding PAS domain S-box protein, translated as MPRIVPRIKVIVFLLSLLLAGLLYVLFLGVQNPAPDYTAQERDWLRLHGDKLEILSGYQAPPNAYTDDKGRYVGLLVDYFREIESNIGVSIRFRMFETWEEMMVYSRENGGFLVVGIAETAERRKHLKFTKPFLKVPYIIVVRDSSNVQTMADLRGKTVCTVSGYAVNEYLEQRYPEISVAGEKDNLAGLRAVASGKYEAMIVNQAYASYLIEEQALTNLRLSGDSGYINYLSAATSRTDDMLFSIVSKAVDHIPEDRHRELFREWVYRGPGYVHLTEQTVNFLWAAFVLVVASGVLFWVLLQSLRATVRRQTVTIRQDYERLKSAEQALREQESQLRNALERLTFHVHNTPLGVIEWDSEGRVKGWSPRAEAIFGWTESEVIGKRNEDWLFTHEQDMDEVRKGIQSLLHGGVSQTMSENRNYAKDGSVLHCRWYNSALRDTQGRLVSVLSLVENITEGKKSEKELIRAKNAAEAASAAKSEFLANMSHEIRTPLNGIQGMLQLLQTTGMSADQEEYVEKAIGSTRRLGQLLADVLHLALLEAGKVSVEHKTFQIRTVFEAIRELYEPTARDRRLHFHVHCDEHIAENVVGDAVRLRQLLMHLVGNAVKFTPVGGRVAVRAEALPSLRKGRLRVLLHVGDNGVGMTDKVLESVVTRLKPTKRCT; from the coding sequence GTGCCGCGTATCGTACCGCGAATCAAGGTCATCGTTTTCCTCTTATCGCTGTTGCTGGCGGGGTTGCTTTACGTGCTCTTCCTGGGAGTGCAAAATCCTGCCCCGGATTACACGGCGCAGGAGCGGGACTGGCTGCGGCTGCACGGGGATAAACTGGAAATCCTCTCCGGATATCAGGCGCCGCCCAATGCCTACACGGACGACAAGGGCCGGTATGTCGGTTTGTTGGTGGATTATTTCCGCGAGATTGAGAGCAATATCGGGGTGAGCATCCGTTTCCGCATGTTTGAAACCTGGGAAGAGATGATGGTCTATTCCAGGGAAAACGGCGGATTCCTGGTGGTCGGCATTGCGGAAACCGCGGAGCGACGCAAGCATCTCAAGTTTACCAAGCCGTTTCTCAAGGTTCCGTACATTATTGTGGTCAGAGATTCCTCAAACGTGCAGACCATGGCCGACCTTCGCGGCAAAACCGTCTGCACAGTAAGCGGCTATGCCGTGAACGAGTACCTGGAGCAGCGGTATCCGGAAATCTCCGTGGCAGGGGAGAAGGACAATCTGGCCGGGTTGCGGGCCGTGGCTTCCGGGAAATACGAAGCCATGATCGTGAATCAGGCCTACGCTTCCTATCTGATCGAGGAGCAGGCCTTGACCAACCTGCGCCTTTCCGGGGACAGCGGGTATATAAATTACCTGTCCGCGGCCACGTCGCGCACCGATGACATGCTTTTTTCCATTGTTTCCAAGGCAGTAGACCACATTCCTGAGGATCGGCACAGAGAGCTGTTTCGGGAATGGGTGTACCGCGGACCAGGGTATGTGCATCTCACTGAGCAGACGGTGAATTTTTTGTGGGCGGCGTTCGTGCTGGTGGTGGCCAGCGGCGTTTTATTCTGGGTGCTGCTGCAATCCCTGCGGGCCACGGTCCGTCGGCAGACCGTGACCATTCGGCAGGATTACGAACGGCTCAAAAGTGCCGAGCAAGCGCTTCGGGAACAGGAATCCCAACTGCGGAACGCGTTGGAGCGTCTGACCTTTCATGTGCACAACACGCCGCTGGGCGTCATCGAATGGGACAGTGAAGGCCGCGTCAAGGGGTGGTCCCCCCGTGCCGAGGCGATTTTCGGATGGACGGAATCCGAGGTGATCGGCAAGCGCAATGAGGACTGGCTCTTTACGCATGAGCAGGACATGGACGAGGTGCGCAAGGGAATTCAGTCCCTCTTGCATGGAGGCGTTTCCCAGACCATGAGTGAGAACAGGAATTATGCCAAGGATGGCAGCGTACTGCATTGCCGCTGGTATAATTCGGCGTTGCGCGATACGCAGGGACGGTTGGTGTCCGTGCTCTCGTTGGTGGAAAATATCACGGAAGGGAAAAAGTCAGAAAAAGAATTGATTCGCGCCAAAAACGCGGCCGAAGCCGCCAGCGCAGCAAAAAGCGAGTTTCTGGCCAATATGAGCCATGAAATCCGTACACCGCTGAACGGCATTCAAGGAATGTTGCAATTGCTGCAAACAACGGGGATGAGTGCGGATCAGGAAGAATACGTTGAAAAGGCGATCGGTTCAACGCGCCGACTGGGGCAGCTGCTGGCGGACGTGCTGCACTTGGCATTGCTTGAAGCCGGAAAGGTTTCGGTGGAGCACAAGACGTTCCAAATTCGGACAGTTTTTGAGGCTATCCGGGAATTGTACGAGCCGACGGCCCGGGATCGCAGGCTGCATTTTCACGTGCATTGTGATGAACACATAGCCGAAAACGTGGTGGGCGATGCAGTCCGCCTGCGGCAATTGTTGATGCATCTGGTGGGCAACGCCGTGAAGTTTACGCCCGTGGGCGGCAGGGTGGCGGTCCGGGCCGAGGCGCTTCCCTCGTTGCGAAAAGGTCGCCTGCGGGTGCTGCTGCATGTCGGCGACAACGGCGTGGGCATGACCGATAAGGTCTTAGAGAGTGTAGTCACGAGATTGAAGCCCACAAAAAGATGCACCTGA